From one Xiphophorus hellerii strain 12219 chromosome 18, Xiphophorus_hellerii-4.1, whole genome shotgun sequence genomic stretch:
- the lrch3 gene encoding DISP complex protein LRCH3 isoform X3: MAASVLLGSAESTGLNFTVGAGGNAILGNSNGLGQAGPASWNRSLDRALEEASVSGCLNLSGRKLKEFPRSAANHDLTDTVRADLSRNRLSELPLEVCLFVSLEYLNLYQNCLRSLPDGLVNLQALTHLNLSRNQLSVLPAVVCSLPLKVLIASNNKLVSLPEELGQLRHLTELDVSCNEIRTLPSQVGQLEALRDLNIRRNHLVRLPSELAELPLVRLDFSCNKVTSIPVCYRGLTQLQAIVLDNNPLQSPPAQICIKGKVHIFKFLNLEASKTTPELPEFDRRPLTSCVDEAYPGRPYGALDSGFNSVDSGDKRWLGNEVSEEPSELPVRDQRRAGPGGHVLPNGTSDGELEQIDFIDSCVEEEEEGKRRSGGADRSSLSSQFMAYIERRITREGSPVKNSLARAEDMKRHSRNMADGVSASSSSQSQRAGSGYGSVSGSGFGGVERMRREAQLAALRYDEERQKNRSLQRDSVTSYSKKAAQSPSKSSPEPENVYPSRRSTHTDDSALIMQGEDRATLSPTANQSPSYPGSGGGTTSRTSGLRPESFLYRLSQRDEKRKGDAVSALPQPKEEAPAAPPLVGEDAALVEQLRKNIEARLKVALPSDLGAALTDGVVLCHLANHVRPRSVPSIHVPSPAVPKLTMAKCRRNVENFLEACRRIGVPQDRLCSVGDVLEGKGGGVYGTLQVLLSMAPPTLSPSLQVQMAGFALFYLSVMSALCAIYVHLAPHA; the protein is encoded by the exons ATGGCGGCCTCGGTGTTACTGGGGTCTGCGGAAAGCACCGGACTCAACTTCACGGTCGGAGCCGGTGGCAATGCTATCCTCGGAAACTCTAATGGACTGGGCCAGGCGGGCCCAGCGTCCTGGAACCGCTCCCTGGACCGGGCGCTGGAAGAAGCGTCGGTTAGCGGCTGTCTGAACCTCAGCGGCAGGAAGCTGAAGGAGTTTCCCCGGAGCGCCGCCAACCACGACCTGACCGACACCGTCCGGGCCG aTCTGTCCCGGAACCGGCTGTCGGAGCTTCCTCTGGAGGTTTGCCTCTTTGTGTCTCTGGAGTATCTGAACCTGTACCAGAACTGCCTGAGGTCTCTGCCGGACGGCCTGGTGAACCTGCAGGCCCTGACGCACCTGAACCtcag TCGGAACCAGCTGTCTGTCCTGCCGGCCGTCGTCTGCAGCCTTCCTCTCAAGGTTCTGATTGCCTCCAACAACAAACTGGTTTCTCTGCCAGAGGAACTGGGCCAGCTGAGACACCTCACCGAGCTG GATGTGAGCTGTAACGAGATCCGGACGTTACCGTCCCAAGTGGGTCAGCTGGAGGCTCTGAGAGACCTGAACATCCGGAGGAATCACCTGGTCCGACTCCCTTCAG AGCTGGCTGAGCTTCCTCTGGTGCGCCTCGACTTCTCCTGCAACAAAGTGACCTCCATTCCCGTCTGCTACCGCGGCCTGACTCAGCTGCAGGCCATCGTCCTGGACAACAACCCGCTGCAGAGCCCGCCCGCACAG ATCTGCATCAAGGGGAAGGTCCACATCTTCAAGTTCCTGAACCTGGAGGCCAGTAAGACCACGCCGGAGCTGCCCGAGTTCGACAGGAGACCTCTGACCTCCTG TGTTGACGAGGCGTATCCAGGGCGACCGTACGGCGCGCTGGACTCGGGCTTCAACAGTGTGGACAGTGGAGACAAGCGGTGGCTGGGCAACGAG GTTTCAGAGGAACCGTCAGAGCTGCCGGTCAGAGACCAGAGGCGAGCCGGACCAGGGGGACATGTGCTGCCCAACGGGACAT CAGACGGGGAGCTGGAGCAGATAGACTTCATCGACAGCTgtgtggaggaggaagaggaggggaagCGCCGTTCAGGAGGAGCAGACCGGAGCAGCCTCAGCTCTCAGTTCATGGCATACATCGAGAGACGCATCACCAGGGAg GGTTCCCCAGTGAAGAACAGCTTGGCTCGGGCGGAAGACATGAAGAGACACAGCag AAACATGGCTGACGGCGTCTCGGCGTCTTCGAGCTCCCAGAGTCAG AGAGCTGGTTCTGGTTATGGTTCTGTTTCCGGTTCTGGTTTTGGAGGTGTGGAGAGGATGAGAAGGGAGGCTCAGCTTGCCGCTCTGAGGTACGACGAAGAGCGGCAGAAGAACCGTTCTCTCCAGAGAGACAGCGTCACCAGCTACTCCAAG AAAGCAGCTCAGAGTCCGTCCAAGTCCAGTCCAGAACCTGAG AACGTCTACCCCTCCAGGCGCTCCACCCACACAGATGACTCTGCCCTCATCATG CAGGGGGAGGACAGAGCCACCTTGTCTCCTACAG CCAATCAGTCGCCTTCGTACCCCGGCTCAGGAGGCGGGACTACCAGTCGGACATCTGGCCTGCGACCGGAGAGCTTCCTGTATCGCCTCAGTCAGAGGGATGAGAAGAGAAAAG GGGACGCTGTTTCTGCGCTGCCTCAACCCAAGGAGGaagctcctgctgctcctcctctggtGGGTGAAGACGCAGCGCTGGTGGAGCAGCTCAGGAAG AACATCGAGGCCCGGCTGAAGGTGGCGCTGCCGAGCGACCTGGGCGCCGCCCTGACGGATGGCGTGGTGCTGTGCCACCTGGCCAATCACGTGAGGCCGCGCTCCGTCCCCAGCATCCACGTCCCGTCCCCCGCTGTG CCTAAGCTCACCATGGCCAAGTGTCGCCGCAACGTGGAGAATTTCCTGGAGGCGTGTCGCAGGATCGGAGTCCCACAG GACCGCCTCTGCTCGGTGGGCGACGTTCTGGAGGGGAAAGGGGGCGGGGTTTACGGGACGCTGCAGGTGTTGCTCTCAATGGCCCCGCCCACTCTTAGCCCCTCCCTCCAGGTCCAGATGGCCGGCTTTGCCCTGTTTTACCTGTCTGTCATGTCGGCTCTCTGCGCCATCTATGTTCACCTGGCGCCGCACGCTTAG
- the lrch3 gene encoding DISP complex protein LRCH3 isoform X6: MAASVLLGSAESTGLNFTVGAGGNAILGNSNGLGQAGPASWNRSLDRALEEASVSGCLNLSGRKLKEFPRSAANHDLTDTVRADLSRNRLSELPLEVCLFVSLEYLNLYQNCLRSLPDGLVNLQALTHLNLSRNQLSVLPAVVCSLPLKVLIASNNKLVSLPEELGQLRHLTELDVSCNEIRTLPSQVGQLEALRDLNIRRNHLVRLPSELAELPLVRLDFSCNKVTSIPVCYRGLTQLQAIVLDNNPLQSPPAQICIKGKVHIFKFLNLEASKTTPELPEFDRRPLTSCVDEAYPGRPYGALDSGFNSVDSGDKRWLGNEVSEEPSELPVRDQRRAGPGGHVLPNGTSDGELEQIDFIDSCVEEEEEGKRRSGGADRSSLSSQFMAYIERRITREGSPVKNSLARAEDMKRHSRNMADGVSASSSSQSQRAGSGYGSVSGSGFGGVERMRREAQLAALRYDEERQKNRSLQRDSVTSYSKKAAQSPSKSSPEPEQGEDRATLSPTANQSPSYPGSGGGTTSRTSGLRPESFLYRLSQRDEKRKGDAVSALPQPKEEAPAAPPLVGEDAALVEQLRKNIEARLKVALPSDLGAALTDGVVLCHLANHVRPRSVPSIHVPSPAVPKLTMAKCRRNVENFLEACRRIGVPQDRLCSVGDVLEGKGGGVYGTLQVLLSMAPPTLSPSLQVQMAGFALFYLSVMSALCAIYVHLAPHA; encoded by the exons ATGGCGGCCTCGGTGTTACTGGGGTCTGCGGAAAGCACCGGACTCAACTTCACGGTCGGAGCCGGTGGCAATGCTATCCTCGGAAACTCTAATGGACTGGGCCAGGCGGGCCCAGCGTCCTGGAACCGCTCCCTGGACCGGGCGCTGGAAGAAGCGTCGGTTAGCGGCTGTCTGAACCTCAGCGGCAGGAAGCTGAAGGAGTTTCCCCGGAGCGCCGCCAACCACGACCTGACCGACACCGTCCGGGCCG aTCTGTCCCGGAACCGGCTGTCGGAGCTTCCTCTGGAGGTTTGCCTCTTTGTGTCTCTGGAGTATCTGAACCTGTACCAGAACTGCCTGAGGTCTCTGCCGGACGGCCTGGTGAACCTGCAGGCCCTGACGCACCTGAACCtcag TCGGAACCAGCTGTCTGTCCTGCCGGCCGTCGTCTGCAGCCTTCCTCTCAAGGTTCTGATTGCCTCCAACAACAAACTGGTTTCTCTGCCAGAGGAACTGGGCCAGCTGAGACACCTCACCGAGCTG GATGTGAGCTGTAACGAGATCCGGACGTTACCGTCCCAAGTGGGTCAGCTGGAGGCTCTGAGAGACCTGAACATCCGGAGGAATCACCTGGTCCGACTCCCTTCAG AGCTGGCTGAGCTTCCTCTGGTGCGCCTCGACTTCTCCTGCAACAAAGTGACCTCCATTCCCGTCTGCTACCGCGGCCTGACTCAGCTGCAGGCCATCGTCCTGGACAACAACCCGCTGCAGAGCCCGCCCGCACAG ATCTGCATCAAGGGGAAGGTCCACATCTTCAAGTTCCTGAACCTGGAGGCCAGTAAGACCACGCCGGAGCTGCCCGAGTTCGACAGGAGACCTCTGACCTCCTG TGTTGACGAGGCGTATCCAGGGCGACCGTACGGCGCGCTGGACTCGGGCTTCAACAGTGTGGACAGTGGAGACAAGCGGTGGCTGGGCAACGAG GTTTCAGAGGAACCGTCAGAGCTGCCGGTCAGAGACCAGAGGCGAGCCGGACCAGGGGGACATGTGCTGCCCAACGGGACAT CAGACGGGGAGCTGGAGCAGATAGACTTCATCGACAGCTgtgtggaggaggaagaggaggggaagCGCCGTTCAGGAGGAGCAGACCGGAGCAGCCTCAGCTCTCAGTTCATGGCATACATCGAGAGACGCATCACCAGGGAg GGTTCCCCAGTGAAGAACAGCTTGGCTCGGGCGGAAGACATGAAGAGACACAGCag AAACATGGCTGACGGCGTCTCGGCGTCTTCGAGCTCCCAGAGTCAG AGAGCTGGTTCTGGTTATGGTTCTGTTTCCGGTTCTGGTTTTGGAGGTGTGGAGAGGATGAGAAGGGAGGCTCAGCTTGCCGCTCTGAGGTACGACGAAGAGCGGCAGAAGAACCGTTCTCTCCAGAGAGACAGCGTCACCAGCTACTCCAAG AAAGCAGCTCAGAGTCCGTCCAAGTCCAGTCCAGAACCTGAG CAGGGGGAGGACAGAGCCACCTTGTCTCCTACAG CCAATCAGTCGCCTTCGTACCCCGGCTCAGGAGGCGGGACTACCAGTCGGACATCTGGCCTGCGACCGGAGAGCTTCCTGTATCGCCTCAGTCAGAGGGATGAGAAGAGAAAAG GGGACGCTGTTTCTGCGCTGCCTCAACCCAAGGAGGaagctcctgctgctcctcctctggtGGGTGAAGACGCAGCGCTGGTGGAGCAGCTCAGGAAG AACATCGAGGCCCGGCTGAAGGTGGCGCTGCCGAGCGACCTGGGCGCCGCCCTGACGGATGGCGTGGTGCTGTGCCACCTGGCCAATCACGTGAGGCCGCGCTCCGTCCCCAGCATCCACGTCCCGTCCCCCGCTGTG CCTAAGCTCACCATGGCCAAGTGTCGCCGCAACGTGGAGAATTTCCTGGAGGCGTGTCGCAGGATCGGAGTCCCACAG GACCGCCTCTGCTCGGTGGGCGACGTTCTGGAGGGGAAAGGGGGCGGGGTTTACGGGACGCTGCAGGTGTTGCTCTCAATGGCCCCGCCCACTCTTAGCCCCTCCCTCCAGGTCCAGATGGCCGGCTTTGCCCTGTTTTACCTGTCTGTCATGTCGGCTCTCTGCGCCATCTATGTTCACCTGGCGCCGCACGCTTAG
- the lrch3 gene encoding DISP complex protein LRCH3 isoform X1, with amino-acid sequence MAASVLLGSAESTGLNFTVGAGGNAILGNSNGLGQAGPASWNRSLDRALEEASVSGCLNLSGRKLKEFPRSAANHDLTDTVRADLSRNRLSELPLEVCLFVSLEYLNLYQNCLRSLPDGLVNLQALTHLNLSRNQLSVLPAVVCSLPLKVLIASNNKLVSLPEELGQLRHLTELDVSCNEIRTLPSQVGQLEALRDLNIRRNHLVRLPSELAELPLVRLDFSCNKVTSIPVCYRGLTQLQAIVLDNNPLQSPPAQICIKGKVHIFKFLNLEASKTTPELPEFDRRPLTSCVDEAYPGRPYGALDSGFNSVDSGDKRWLGNEVSEEPSELPVRDQRRAGPGGHVLPNGTSDGELEQIDFIDSCVEEEEEGKRRSGGADRSSLSSQFMAYIERRITREGSPVKNSLARAEDMKRHSRNMADGVSASSSSQSQRAGSGYGSVSGSGFGGVERMRREAQLAALRYDEERQKNRSLQRDSVTSYSKQKAAQSPSKSSPEPENVYPSRRSTHTDDSALIMQGEDRATLSPTANQSPSYPGSGGGTTSRTSGLRPESFLYRLSQRDEKRKGDAVSALPQPKEEAPAAPPLVGEDAALVEQLRKNIEARLKVALPSDLGAALTDGVVLCHLANHVRPRSVPSIHVPSPAVPKLTMAKCRRNVENFLEACRRIGVPQDRLCSVGDVLEGKGGGVYGTLQVLLSMAPPTLSPSLQVQMAGFALFYLSVMSALCAIYVHLAPHA; translated from the exons ATGGCGGCCTCGGTGTTACTGGGGTCTGCGGAAAGCACCGGACTCAACTTCACGGTCGGAGCCGGTGGCAATGCTATCCTCGGAAACTCTAATGGACTGGGCCAGGCGGGCCCAGCGTCCTGGAACCGCTCCCTGGACCGGGCGCTGGAAGAAGCGTCGGTTAGCGGCTGTCTGAACCTCAGCGGCAGGAAGCTGAAGGAGTTTCCCCGGAGCGCCGCCAACCACGACCTGACCGACACCGTCCGGGCCG aTCTGTCCCGGAACCGGCTGTCGGAGCTTCCTCTGGAGGTTTGCCTCTTTGTGTCTCTGGAGTATCTGAACCTGTACCAGAACTGCCTGAGGTCTCTGCCGGACGGCCTGGTGAACCTGCAGGCCCTGACGCACCTGAACCtcag TCGGAACCAGCTGTCTGTCCTGCCGGCCGTCGTCTGCAGCCTTCCTCTCAAGGTTCTGATTGCCTCCAACAACAAACTGGTTTCTCTGCCAGAGGAACTGGGCCAGCTGAGACACCTCACCGAGCTG GATGTGAGCTGTAACGAGATCCGGACGTTACCGTCCCAAGTGGGTCAGCTGGAGGCTCTGAGAGACCTGAACATCCGGAGGAATCACCTGGTCCGACTCCCTTCAG AGCTGGCTGAGCTTCCTCTGGTGCGCCTCGACTTCTCCTGCAACAAAGTGACCTCCATTCCCGTCTGCTACCGCGGCCTGACTCAGCTGCAGGCCATCGTCCTGGACAACAACCCGCTGCAGAGCCCGCCCGCACAG ATCTGCATCAAGGGGAAGGTCCACATCTTCAAGTTCCTGAACCTGGAGGCCAGTAAGACCACGCCGGAGCTGCCCGAGTTCGACAGGAGACCTCTGACCTCCTG TGTTGACGAGGCGTATCCAGGGCGACCGTACGGCGCGCTGGACTCGGGCTTCAACAGTGTGGACAGTGGAGACAAGCGGTGGCTGGGCAACGAG GTTTCAGAGGAACCGTCAGAGCTGCCGGTCAGAGACCAGAGGCGAGCCGGACCAGGGGGACATGTGCTGCCCAACGGGACAT CAGACGGGGAGCTGGAGCAGATAGACTTCATCGACAGCTgtgtggaggaggaagaggaggggaagCGCCGTTCAGGAGGAGCAGACCGGAGCAGCCTCAGCTCTCAGTTCATGGCATACATCGAGAGACGCATCACCAGGGAg GGTTCCCCAGTGAAGAACAGCTTGGCTCGGGCGGAAGACATGAAGAGACACAGCag AAACATGGCTGACGGCGTCTCGGCGTCTTCGAGCTCCCAGAGTCAG AGAGCTGGTTCTGGTTATGGTTCTGTTTCCGGTTCTGGTTTTGGAGGTGTGGAGAGGATGAGAAGGGAGGCTCAGCTTGCCGCTCTGAGGTACGACGAAGAGCGGCAGAAGAACCGTTCTCTCCAGAGAGACAGCGTCACCAGCTACTCCAAG CAGAAAGCAGCTCAGAGTCCGTCCAAGTCCAGTCCAGAACCTGAG AACGTCTACCCCTCCAGGCGCTCCACCCACACAGATGACTCTGCCCTCATCATG CAGGGGGAGGACAGAGCCACCTTGTCTCCTACAG CCAATCAGTCGCCTTCGTACCCCGGCTCAGGAGGCGGGACTACCAGTCGGACATCTGGCCTGCGACCGGAGAGCTTCCTGTATCGCCTCAGTCAGAGGGATGAGAAGAGAAAAG GGGACGCTGTTTCTGCGCTGCCTCAACCCAAGGAGGaagctcctgctgctcctcctctggtGGGTGAAGACGCAGCGCTGGTGGAGCAGCTCAGGAAG AACATCGAGGCCCGGCTGAAGGTGGCGCTGCCGAGCGACCTGGGCGCCGCCCTGACGGATGGCGTGGTGCTGTGCCACCTGGCCAATCACGTGAGGCCGCGCTCCGTCCCCAGCATCCACGTCCCGTCCCCCGCTGTG CCTAAGCTCACCATGGCCAAGTGTCGCCGCAACGTGGAGAATTTCCTGGAGGCGTGTCGCAGGATCGGAGTCCCACAG GACCGCCTCTGCTCGGTGGGCGACGTTCTGGAGGGGAAAGGGGGCGGGGTTTACGGGACGCTGCAGGTGTTGCTCTCAATGGCCCCGCCCACTCTTAGCCCCTCCCTCCAGGTCCAGATGGCCGGCTTTGCCCTGTTTTACCTGTCTGTCATGTCGGCTCTCTGCGCCATCTATGTTCACCTGGCGCCGCACGCTTAG
- the lrch3 gene encoding DISP complex protein LRCH3 isoform X5, whose protein sequence is MAASVLLGSAESTGLNFTVGAGGNAILGNSNGLGQAGPASWNRSLDRALEEASVSGCLNLSGRKLKEFPRSAANHDLTDTVRADLSRNRLSELPLEVCLFVSLEYLNLYQNCLRSLPDGLVNLQALTHLNLSRNQLSVLPAVVCSLPLKVLIASNNKLVSLPEELGQLRHLTELDVSCNEIRTLPSQVGQLEALRDLNIRRNHLVRLPSELAELPLVRLDFSCNKVTSIPVCYRGLTQLQAIVLDNNPLQSPPAQICIKGKVHIFKFLNLEASKTTPELPEFDRRPLTSCVDEAYPGRPYGALDSGFNSVDSGDKRWLGNEVSEEPSELPVRDQRRAGPGGHVLPNGTSDGELEQIDFIDSCVEEEEEGKRRSGGADRSSLSSQFMAYIERRITREGSPVKNSLARAEDMKRHSRNMADGVSASSSSQSQRAGSGYGSVSGSGFGGVERMRREAQLAALRYDEERQKNRSLQRDSVTSYSKQKAAQSPSKSSPEPEQGEDRATLSPTANQSPSYPGSGGGTTSRTSGLRPESFLYRLSQRDEKRKGDAVSALPQPKEEAPAAPPLVGEDAALVEQLRKNIEARLKVALPSDLGAALTDGVVLCHLANHVRPRSVPSIHVPSPAVPKLTMAKCRRNVENFLEACRRIGVPQDRLCSVGDVLEGKGGGVYGTLQVLLSMAPPTLSPSLQVQMAGFALFYLSVMSALCAIYVHLAPHA, encoded by the exons ATGGCGGCCTCGGTGTTACTGGGGTCTGCGGAAAGCACCGGACTCAACTTCACGGTCGGAGCCGGTGGCAATGCTATCCTCGGAAACTCTAATGGACTGGGCCAGGCGGGCCCAGCGTCCTGGAACCGCTCCCTGGACCGGGCGCTGGAAGAAGCGTCGGTTAGCGGCTGTCTGAACCTCAGCGGCAGGAAGCTGAAGGAGTTTCCCCGGAGCGCCGCCAACCACGACCTGACCGACACCGTCCGGGCCG aTCTGTCCCGGAACCGGCTGTCGGAGCTTCCTCTGGAGGTTTGCCTCTTTGTGTCTCTGGAGTATCTGAACCTGTACCAGAACTGCCTGAGGTCTCTGCCGGACGGCCTGGTGAACCTGCAGGCCCTGACGCACCTGAACCtcag TCGGAACCAGCTGTCTGTCCTGCCGGCCGTCGTCTGCAGCCTTCCTCTCAAGGTTCTGATTGCCTCCAACAACAAACTGGTTTCTCTGCCAGAGGAACTGGGCCAGCTGAGACACCTCACCGAGCTG GATGTGAGCTGTAACGAGATCCGGACGTTACCGTCCCAAGTGGGTCAGCTGGAGGCTCTGAGAGACCTGAACATCCGGAGGAATCACCTGGTCCGACTCCCTTCAG AGCTGGCTGAGCTTCCTCTGGTGCGCCTCGACTTCTCCTGCAACAAAGTGACCTCCATTCCCGTCTGCTACCGCGGCCTGACTCAGCTGCAGGCCATCGTCCTGGACAACAACCCGCTGCAGAGCCCGCCCGCACAG ATCTGCATCAAGGGGAAGGTCCACATCTTCAAGTTCCTGAACCTGGAGGCCAGTAAGACCACGCCGGAGCTGCCCGAGTTCGACAGGAGACCTCTGACCTCCTG TGTTGACGAGGCGTATCCAGGGCGACCGTACGGCGCGCTGGACTCGGGCTTCAACAGTGTGGACAGTGGAGACAAGCGGTGGCTGGGCAACGAG GTTTCAGAGGAACCGTCAGAGCTGCCGGTCAGAGACCAGAGGCGAGCCGGACCAGGGGGACATGTGCTGCCCAACGGGACAT CAGACGGGGAGCTGGAGCAGATAGACTTCATCGACAGCTgtgtggaggaggaagaggaggggaagCGCCGTTCAGGAGGAGCAGACCGGAGCAGCCTCAGCTCTCAGTTCATGGCATACATCGAGAGACGCATCACCAGGGAg GGTTCCCCAGTGAAGAACAGCTTGGCTCGGGCGGAAGACATGAAGAGACACAGCag AAACATGGCTGACGGCGTCTCGGCGTCTTCGAGCTCCCAGAGTCAG AGAGCTGGTTCTGGTTATGGTTCTGTTTCCGGTTCTGGTTTTGGAGGTGTGGAGAGGATGAGAAGGGAGGCTCAGCTTGCCGCTCTGAGGTACGACGAAGAGCGGCAGAAGAACCGTTCTCTCCAGAGAGACAGCGTCACCAGCTACTCCAAG CAGAAAGCAGCTCAGAGTCCGTCCAAGTCCAGTCCAGAACCTGAG CAGGGGGAGGACAGAGCCACCTTGTCTCCTACAG CCAATCAGTCGCCTTCGTACCCCGGCTCAGGAGGCGGGACTACCAGTCGGACATCTGGCCTGCGACCGGAGAGCTTCCTGTATCGCCTCAGTCAGAGGGATGAGAAGAGAAAAG GGGACGCTGTTTCTGCGCTGCCTCAACCCAAGGAGGaagctcctgctgctcctcctctggtGGGTGAAGACGCAGCGCTGGTGGAGCAGCTCAGGAAG AACATCGAGGCCCGGCTGAAGGTGGCGCTGCCGAGCGACCTGGGCGCCGCCCTGACGGATGGCGTGGTGCTGTGCCACCTGGCCAATCACGTGAGGCCGCGCTCCGTCCCCAGCATCCACGTCCCGTCCCCCGCTGTG CCTAAGCTCACCATGGCCAAGTGTCGCCGCAACGTGGAGAATTTCCTGGAGGCGTGTCGCAGGATCGGAGTCCCACAG GACCGCCTCTGCTCGGTGGGCGACGTTCTGGAGGGGAAAGGGGGCGGGGTTTACGGGACGCTGCAGGTGTTGCTCTCAATGGCCCCGCCCACTCTTAGCCCCTCCCTCCAGGTCCAGATGGCCGGCTTTGCCCTGTTTTACCTGTCTGTCATGTCGGCTCTCTGCGCCATCTATGTTCACCTGGCGCCGCACGCTTAG
- the lrch3 gene encoding DISP complex protein LRCH3 isoform X2, with the protein MAASVLLGSAESTGLNFTVGAGGNAILGNSNGLGQAGPASWNRSLDRALEEASVSGCLNLSGRKLKEFPRSAANHDLTDTVRADLSRNRLSELPLEVCLFVSLEYLNLYQNCLRSLPDGLVNLQALTHLNLSRNQLSVLPAVVCSLPLKVLIASNNKLVSLPEELGQLRHLTELDVSCNEIRTLPSQVGQLEALRDLNIRRNHLVRLPSELAELPLVRLDFSCNKVTSIPVCYRGLTQLQAIVLDNNPLQSPPAQICIKGKVHIFKFLNLEASKTTPELPEFDRRPLTSCVDEAYPGRPYGALDSGFNSVDSGDKRWLGNEVSEEPSELPVRDQRRAGPGGHVLPNGTYGELEQIDFIDSCVEEEEEGKRRSGGADRSSLSSQFMAYIERRITREGSPVKNSLARAEDMKRHSRNMADGVSASSSSQSQRAGSGYGSVSGSGFGGVERMRREAQLAALRYDEERQKNRSLQRDSVTSYSKQKAAQSPSKSSPEPENVYPSRRSTHTDDSALIMQGEDRATLSPTANQSPSYPGSGGGTTSRTSGLRPESFLYRLSQRDEKRKGDAVSALPQPKEEAPAAPPLVGEDAALVEQLRKNIEARLKVALPSDLGAALTDGVVLCHLANHVRPRSVPSIHVPSPAVPKLTMAKCRRNVENFLEACRRIGVPQDRLCSVGDVLEGKGGGVYGTLQVLLSMAPPTLSPSLQVQMAGFALFYLSVMSALCAIYVHLAPHA; encoded by the exons ATGGCGGCCTCGGTGTTACTGGGGTCTGCGGAAAGCACCGGACTCAACTTCACGGTCGGAGCCGGTGGCAATGCTATCCTCGGAAACTCTAATGGACTGGGCCAGGCGGGCCCAGCGTCCTGGAACCGCTCCCTGGACCGGGCGCTGGAAGAAGCGTCGGTTAGCGGCTGTCTGAACCTCAGCGGCAGGAAGCTGAAGGAGTTTCCCCGGAGCGCCGCCAACCACGACCTGACCGACACCGTCCGGGCCG aTCTGTCCCGGAACCGGCTGTCGGAGCTTCCTCTGGAGGTTTGCCTCTTTGTGTCTCTGGAGTATCTGAACCTGTACCAGAACTGCCTGAGGTCTCTGCCGGACGGCCTGGTGAACCTGCAGGCCCTGACGCACCTGAACCtcag TCGGAACCAGCTGTCTGTCCTGCCGGCCGTCGTCTGCAGCCTTCCTCTCAAGGTTCTGATTGCCTCCAACAACAAACTGGTTTCTCTGCCAGAGGAACTGGGCCAGCTGAGACACCTCACCGAGCTG GATGTGAGCTGTAACGAGATCCGGACGTTACCGTCCCAAGTGGGTCAGCTGGAGGCTCTGAGAGACCTGAACATCCGGAGGAATCACCTGGTCCGACTCCCTTCAG AGCTGGCTGAGCTTCCTCTGGTGCGCCTCGACTTCTCCTGCAACAAAGTGACCTCCATTCCCGTCTGCTACCGCGGCCTGACTCAGCTGCAGGCCATCGTCCTGGACAACAACCCGCTGCAGAGCCCGCCCGCACAG ATCTGCATCAAGGGGAAGGTCCACATCTTCAAGTTCCTGAACCTGGAGGCCAGTAAGACCACGCCGGAGCTGCCCGAGTTCGACAGGAGACCTCTGACCTCCTG TGTTGACGAGGCGTATCCAGGGCGACCGTACGGCGCGCTGGACTCGGGCTTCAACAGTGTGGACAGTGGAGACAAGCGGTGGCTGGGCAACGAG GTTTCAGAGGAACCGTCAGAGCTGCCGGTCAGAGACCAGAGGCGAGCCGGACCAGGGGGACATGTGCTGCCCAACGGGACAT ACGGGGAGCTGGAGCAGATAGACTTCATCGACAGCTgtgtggaggaggaagaggaggggaagCGCCGTTCAGGAGGAGCAGACCGGAGCAGCCTCAGCTCTCAGTTCATGGCATACATCGAGAGACGCATCACCAGGGAg GGTTCCCCAGTGAAGAACAGCTTGGCTCGGGCGGAAGACATGAAGAGACACAGCag AAACATGGCTGACGGCGTCTCGGCGTCTTCGAGCTCCCAGAGTCAG AGAGCTGGTTCTGGTTATGGTTCTGTTTCCGGTTCTGGTTTTGGAGGTGTGGAGAGGATGAGAAGGGAGGCTCAGCTTGCCGCTCTGAGGTACGACGAAGAGCGGCAGAAGAACCGTTCTCTCCAGAGAGACAGCGTCACCAGCTACTCCAAG CAGAAAGCAGCTCAGAGTCCGTCCAAGTCCAGTCCAGAACCTGAG AACGTCTACCCCTCCAGGCGCTCCACCCACACAGATGACTCTGCCCTCATCATG CAGGGGGAGGACAGAGCCACCTTGTCTCCTACAG CCAATCAGTCGCCTTCGTACCCCGGCTCAGGAGGCGGGACTACCAGTCGGACATCTGGCCTGCGACCGGAGAGCTTCCTGTATCGCCTCAGTCAGAGGGATGAGAAGAGAAAAG GGGACGCTGTTTCTGCGCTGCCTCAACCCAAGGAGGaagctcctgctgctcctcctctggtGGGTGAAGACGCAGCGCTGGTGGAGCAGCTCAGGAAG AACATCGAGGCCCGGCTGAAGGTGGCGCTGCCGAGCGACCTGGGCGCCGCCCTGACGGATGGCGTGGTGCTGTGCCACCTGGCCAATCACGTGAGGCCGCGCTCCGTCCCCAGCATCCACGTCCCGTCCCCCGCTGTG CCTAAGCTCACCATGGCCAAGTGTCGCCGCAACGTGGAGAATTTCCTGGAGGCGTGTCGCAGGATCGGAGTCCCACAG GACCGCCTCTGCTCGGTGGGCGACGTTCTGGAGGGGAAAGGGGGCGGGGTTTACGGGACGCTGCAGGTGTTGCTCTCAATGGCCCCGCCCACTCTTAGCCCCTCCCTCCAGGTCCAGATGGCCGGCTTTGCCCTGTTTTACCTGTCTGTCATGTCGGCTCTCTGCGCCATCTATGTTCACCTGGCGCCGCACGCTTAG